The proteins below are encoded in one region of Reichenbachiella sp. 5M10:
- a CDS encoding glycosyltransferase family 2 protein, with the protein MTISVIIPTYNRCAQLTSLVDAVENQNHKEFELVLLNDGSSDNTRETLDRLAKKSTLNVKVIHSQNLGRSKARNLAVSKSSGELLVFFDDDVRPNPDAVYEHLSIHQQHDSPVIAGGPYYYDNSKFTNSFNTFRKYMEDQWYSKDSTSSQSDSLRINGGNFSITREAFDKIGGFDSRLTDKEDFKLAYDAFHYHNIPTFSAPKTWVYHDDFRNLVDYIARGRESRIEEQKLRSLDPSIADFDPNRFQIEAPKSLKFRLAKRIFRSTPILQLVEKALDIRIVPQKIAFKLYDICITVNVQYLK; encoded by the coding sequence ATGACCATTAGCGTAATCATACCGACATACAACAGATGTGCTCAACTCACGTCCCTGGTTGATGCTGTCGAAAACCAGAACCATAAAGAATTTGAACTCGTTTTGCTCAATGACGGATCATCTGACAATACACGAGAAACCTTGGATAGGCTTGCAAAAAAAAGTACTTTAAACGTTAAAGTAATCCATTCTCAAAATCTTGGAAGATCAAAAGCCCGTAATCTCGCGGTATCAAAATCTTCGGGAGAGTTACTTGTTTTCTTTGATGACGATGTCCGACCCAATCCCGATGCTGTCTACGAGCATCTGAGTATCCATCAGCAACATGACAGCCCCGTTATTGCTGGGGGCCCCTATTACTATGACAATAGTAAATTCACCAATTCTTTCAACACCTTCCGAAAATATATGGAGGACCAATGGTACTCCAAAGACTCTACATCAAGTCAGTCTGATTCATTGAGAATAAATGGTGGAAATTTTTCAATCACTCGAGAGGCCTTTGATAAAATAGGAGGCTTTGACAGTCGACTGACAGACAAGGAGGACTTCAAGCTAGCCTATGATGCTTTTCACTATCACAATATCCCGACCTTCTCTGCCCCCAAAACCTGGGTGTACCATGATGACTTCCGAAACCTCGTCGACTACATCGCACGTGGGAGAGAATCACGAATAGAAGAGCAAAAACTCCGCTCATTAGACCCGTCCATTGCAGATTTTGATCCAAATCGGTTTCAAATAGAAGCTCCGAAAAGCCTCAAATTTCGATTGGCCAAGCGAATATTTAGAAGTACACCTATTCTACAACTAGTCGAAAAAGCACTTGATATAAGAATAGTACCACAAAAAATCGCCTTTAAGCTATATGACATTTGCATCACAGTCAATGTACAATACTTGAAATAG
- a CDS encoding glycosyltransferase family 2 protein, with the protein MSELVSIIMPVYNAEKYVAEAIDSVLAQSHTNWELLIINDGSTDRSAEIIRGYQDPRIHYFSQDNQGVSAARNVGLAHMKGDYFCFLDGDDCFPPDSLANRLMIFRNNSQVAFVDGRVSSRDEQMTQEVTQWTPNFEGEPLEDLVSLTGKSFFGITWMIKRETEKNYAFDRTLTHGEDLWFYIQMAKGKEYRFTTSTSYLRRLVDGSAMSNLDGLAKGYTDLEDKLMSLNLPSQLIKAFRSKRKSIMLKSYLRVGRLYSALNYYFKPDRF; encoded by the coding sequence ATGTCTGAATTGGTCTCGATCATCATGCCCGTGTACAATGCGGAAAAATACGTGGCAGAAGCCATCGATTCGGTCTTGGCACAAAGCCATACCAACTGGGAGCTGCTCATCATCAATGACGGCAGTACCGATCGATCTGCAGAGATCATCCGAGGGTACCAAGATCCACGCATTCATTATTTCTCCCAAGATAATCAAGGAGTGAGTGCAGCTAGAAACGTAGGACTAGCCCACATGAAGGGCGACTACTTTTGCTTTTTGGATGGAGATGATTGCTTTCCTCCCGACAGTCTAGCGAATCGGTTGATGATCTTCAGAAACAACAGCCAAGTGGCGTTTGTAGATGGACGAGTGAGTTCGAGAGACGAACAGATGACGCAAGAAGTCACCCAATGGACACCTAACTTTGAAGGAGAACCCCTCGAAGACTTGGTTTCCTTGACAGGAAAATCCTTTTTTGGCATCACATGGATGATCAAAAGAGAAACAGAAAAAAACTACGCCTTTGACCGAACATTGACACATGGAGAAGACTTATGGTTTTACATCCAAATGGCAAAGGGTAAGGAATATCGCTTCACAACAAGCACCTCCTACCTCAGAAGGCTCGTAGATGGCTCGGCCATGTCCAACCTCGATGGGCTTGCCAAGGGCTATACCGATCTCGAAGACAAACTCATGTCTTTGAATCTTCCTTCGCAACTCATCAAAGCCTTTCGGTCAAAAAGAAAAAGCATCATGCTAAAAAGCTACTTACGTGTAGGAAGACTATATTCAGCATTAAACTACTACTTCAAACCTGACAGGTTTTAG
- a CDS encoding glycosyltransferase: MENSPIVSVIIPSFNREALITETLQSVSNQTYTNWECLIIDDGSTDGTKVVVHSFVDKDSRFKWVERHREPKGAPTCRNIGIEISEGEYVIFLDSDDLLADFCLEKRVEHFRLNPTLDFVVFNILGFKKKPGDYNLLWNVLDKDEDDLYRFLISDTPWATPSAIWKKDSLIRLGGWDVNAKNWQDWEFHIRALIAGYSYIKIDSKEDCFFRCDHEEIAISKNERQIQHLKSRVSTLNNLSSVLHRSNVSNPQYTEAIALQYFRICVFLKEQEAEHLSIWSKVKSSHLIPPFWHYLWLIYLKKEFYKQSKLRAPLKRVIDKILSAFKKRHFWANPTTFKRIMKDR; encoded by the coding sequence ATGGAAAATAGCCCCATTGTATCGGTCATCATCCCCTCCTTCAACAGAGAAGCACTCATCACTGAGACGCTACAATCAGTATCGAATCAAACCTACACCAACTGGGAATGCCTGATCATCGACGATGGATCAACAGATGGCACCAAGGTCGTAGTACACAGCTTTGTAGACAAAGACTCCCGGTTCAAGTGGGTGGAGCGCCACAGAGAACCCAAAGGAGCACCTACTTGTCGAAACATTGGGATTGAAATAAGCGAAGGTGAATATGTAATCTTTCTAGATAGTGATGACCTGCTAGCTGATTTTTGCTTGGAAAAAAGAGTTGAACACTTCCGTTTGAATCCAACTCTTGATTTTGTAGTGTTTAACATTCTTGGGTTCAAAAAGAAACCTGGGGACTACAACCTCCTATGGAATGTTCTAGATAAAGATGAGGACGATTTATACAGATTTCTAATCAGCGATACTCCATGGGCAACCCCGTCCGCCATATGGAAAAAAGATAGCTTGATCAGACTCGGAGGATGGGACGTGAATGCAAAAAATTGGCAAGACTGGGAATTTCACATAAGGGCATTAATAGCAGGTTATAGCTACATCAAAATAGACAGTAAAGAAGATTGTTTCTTCAGATGTGATCATGAAGAAATAGCCATTAGTAAAAATGAAAGGCAAATACAGCATCTCAAGTCACGAGTAAGTACTTTGAACAATCTTTCTTCGGTTCTACACCGATCCAACGTCTCCAACCCTCAATATACTGAAGCTATAGCCTTACAGTATTTCAGAATTTGCGTTTTTCTCAAAGAACAAGAGGCTGAGCACCTCTCTATTTGGAGTAAAGTCAAAAGTTCACACCTCATACCTCCCTTTTGGCATTACCTATGGTTGATCTATCTAAAAAAAGAATTCTACAAGCAAAGTAAACTCCGAGCCCCTCTCAAACGCGTCATAGATAAAATACTCTCTGCTTTTAAGAAAAGACACTTCTGGGCCAACCCTACTACCTTCAAGCGAATCATGAAAGACAGATGA
- a CDS encoding glycosyltransferase family 2 protein: MKPLISIIVPAYNASRYIKQCLNSLLVQTYDNIEILVADDGSIDNTKSLINQYSDTRVKKYHNTTNLGVVATRNKLISLASGDYIVLQDSDDWSAPSRIEKQVAAFDQDKGLVACGTGFNKVDNKNKVLFSKVFPTDHKSILSEIPNDFPLQCPSVMFKATYLKKNPYADFFGNSGNEDLYLMGKLILNNKFINIPAPLYNYRLNDQSLTKLGQQSDLRRLYINQITVKLLTDLRETGTNWIESNDMASLNDYENSLRKKYENNPFLLHEHNIGQMLYWKQYRSALRAALTNVTENGVNPKTIRLFLYVCKQAIYRR; encoded by the coding sequence ATGAAGCCACTAATTTCCATCATCGTGCCCGCATACAACGCCTCCAGATACATCAAGCAGTGTCTGAACAGCCTGCTAGTACAAACCTATGACAACATTGAGATCCTCGTCGCTGATGACGGTTCAATTGATAATACCAAATCACTGATCAATCAATACAGTGATACTAGAGTAAAAAAATATCACAATACCACCAACCTTGGAGTCGTAGCAACTCGCAACAAACTCATATCCCTAGCATCAGGAGACTATATCGTACTGCAGGATAGTGACGATTGGTCTGCTCCCTCTAGAATAGAAAAACAGGTTGCGGCCTTTGACCAAGACAAGGGTTTGGTTGCCTGTGGGACAGGGTTCAATAAAGTTGACAACAAAAACAAAGTACTATTCTCCAAAGTATTTCCCACTGATCACAAATCCATTCTGTCCGAAATACCCAATGATTTCCCTTTGCAATGCCCTTCTGTCATGTTCAAGGCCACTTACCTGAAAAAGAACCCCTATGCGGATTTTTTTGGCAACAGTGGCAATGAAGACCTGTATTTGATGGGGAAATTGATTTTGAATAACAAATTCATCAACATCCCAGCCCCCCTCTACAACTATCGTCTCAATGACCAATCCCTGACCAAACTAGGACAGCAGTCAGATCTCCGCAGACTATATATCAACCAGATCACTGTTAAACTCTTGACCGACCTACGAGAAACTGGCACCAACTGGATTGAGAGTAATGATATGGCTTCATTGAATGACTATGAAAACTCCCTAAGAAAAAAGTACGAGAACAACCCCTTCCTTTTGCATGAGCATAATATAGGCCAGATGCTCTACTGGAAACAATATAGATCAGCATTACGCGCAGCACTCACCAACGTGACCGAAAATGGAGTCAACCCAAAAACCATTCGGCTCTTTCTGTATGTTTGCAAACAAGCAATCTACAGAAGATGA
- a CDS encoding glycosyltransferase, with protein MKLRDQNILLISPEPWDHIFVSKHHYARHLAERDNRVVFANPAGDRWQLKDSGVAGLQVLDYPKFVKGLRKLPTWVSQRLIRHKLKQIEKHCDLTFDLIWSFDNSVFFDFTLLDTYNISHIVDLNQDFETAKAARTADICLGNTSQIVERLQSHNPNTHFINHGLHLSDEQEAIDLQPVDGMKIGYCGNLDIPYLDWKTLEQAFAQLTDCTFYLAGKCERNQDKLQHPTVVYLGQLNASEMRSFYTEMDLLILCYLADDYPDQLANPHKFMEYLASGKPIVSSLTSTYVELQEVQMCTTQAEWLPLLQRTIAEYSAWSSSEMSDQRKAIANDNTYEKQIDRIENKINTHV; from the coding sequence ATGAAACTCAGAGACCAAAACATCCTACTGATCTCTCCCGAACCTTGGGATCATATCTTCGTGTCGAAGCATCACTATGCACGACACCTCGCGGAGCGGGACAACCGGGTAGTGTTTGCCAATCCTGCGGGGGACCGCTGGCAGTTGAAGGACTCTGGTGTTGCAGGCCTACAGGTGTTGGATTACCCCAAATTCGTCAAGGGACTGCGAAAACTCCCGACTTGGGTGAGTCAGCGACTCATTCGTCACAAGTTGAAACAAATCGAAAAACACTGCGACCTGACATTTGATCTCATCTGGTCTTTTGACAATTCGGTATTCTTTGACTTTACCCTGCTGGACACCTACAACATTTCGCACATCGTCGATTTGAATCAGGATTTCGAAACCGCCAAAGCCGCTCGTACTGCTGATATCTGTTTGGGAAACACTTCACAAATTGTAGAACGTCTCCAAAGCCACAATCCTAACACCCACTTCATCAACCACGGGCTGCACCTCAGTGATGAGCAAGAAGCTATTGACCTTCAACCAGTCGATGGCATGAAGATAGGCTACTGTGGCAATTTGGATATCCCCTATTTGGACTGGAAAACCTTGGAGCAGGCTTTCGCTCAATTGACGGATTGCACCTTCTATCTGGCAGGCAAATGTGAGCGTAATCAGGACAAACTACAGCACCCCACTGTCGTCTATCTCGGACAGTTGAACGCGAGCGAGATGCGCTCCTTCTATACCGAGATGGACCTGTTGATCCTGTGCTACCTCGCAGATGACTACCCCGATCAACTCGCCAATCCTCACAAGTTCATGGAGTACTTGGCCTCTGGCAAACCCATCGTTTCGAGTTTGACATCTACCTACGTCGAGCTACAGGAAGTACAGATGTGCACCACACAAGCAGAGTGGCTCCCCCTACTCCAGCGGACAATAGCCGAATACTCCGCATGGAGTAGCTCTGAGATGTCTGACCAACGAAAGGCAATCGCAAATGACAACACCTATGAGAAGCAAATCGATCGAATTGAAAACAAAATCAATACCCATGTCTGA
- a CDS encoding HU family DNA-binding protein translates to MSVTYKVTERVDPRDLSLPKKYYARIVNGDDVSFDELAGIISKVSNLNYGSVVGTLATLIEVIEMQLIHGRQVRLSNLGTLFLTLSSKGADTEEDFRTANIIAGRIRFRPGAKLKKTVKNLEFEKASTSSDVAE, encoded by the coding sequence ATGTCTGTAACATATAAAGTAACTGAGCGCGTAGATCCAAGGGATTTGTCGCTCCCCAAAAAGTACTATGCAAGAATCGTCAATGGGGACGATGTGAGTTTTGATGAGTTGGCTGGGATTATCAGCAAGGTGTCCAATCTCAACTATGGTTCTGTAGTAGGGACATTGGCCACCTTGATAGAGGTGATCGAGATGCAACTCATCCACGGTAGACAGGTGAGACTTAGTAATCTAGGTACTCTCTTTTTGACACTGAGTAGCAAAGGTGCAGATACCGAGGAGGATTTTCGCACTGCGAACATTATAGCTGGTAGAATCAGGTTTCGTCCAGGTGCTAAACTCAAAAAGACGGTGAAAAATCTGGAGTTTGAAAAGGCCAGTACATCCTCCGATGTAGCCGAATAA
- a CDS encoding T9SS type A sorting domain-containing protein, giving the protein MSKEYRYILFLLLVFIPGVSLAQCPTADFSTQSTVCSNENLTFENSSLNAESYQWDFCAGELFTTPTETIAYSIAGSTNQGQWYAFQIRTNGSIYKFNFPLDCGENINNTASSTPTGVSYNTAGTYNISLRAYNNDGVFSEFTQSITVTTSTAPNVSFSIDDSRCIGNTNTFTALVDDPGAISSYAWDFGDGNLEAGATTTHSYDASGTYAVTLSIVSTDGCTNTSTQEFTFYNAPTDPAFSYSAATLCSNSDISFTNLTNENGAGDVVTYLWDFNGEATSTDKDPVYAFATAGSKTVSMTAMIPGCTTTVYSDVIGIIEGPNASFIYTNNCFGEAIQFSNTSTGSDINGYTWDFGDASPASTDQNPSHEYTATGDYTISLTVSNTTGCETTTSQTVTVSDADKANFSYGEAIENIPVAFLGEDLTLSDDAVDSWSWDFDGLGTASNQNPSFTFQTPGDYTVGLTVTTMQGCEDSVSKTISTSQAQCPTADFSTQSTVCSNENLTFENSSLNAESYQWDFCAGELFTTPTETIAYSIAGSTNTRDIEIVSDGINWFGFVLDRNKNLLHRLDFGNSLDNTPVLNFSSDLGGILNSATPIQIVQENNQWYALIHNGGNAEILLLDFGSDLTNQSPSISIPVSSIGTTADNLGLEHDNNQWVAILSSSLNDNFTIINFGNSLTNTPDPVDDIIETAAIPGAGFADLSLFNQCGNWFGLAAAFDNKSLYRLDFGNQLFSSPSFTNIGNAIFPTNPLSIDFTYQMGQYIGFVYGNSGGSYRITLGNDLANPTLATETLTTTISGITMGLSLQYDQGQWYAFQIRTNGSIYKFNFPLDCGENINNTASSTPTGVSYNTAGTYNISLRAYNNDGVFSEFTQSITVTTSTAPNVSFSIDDSRCIGNTNTFTALVDDPGAISSYAWDFEGDGTVDSTEPNPSYQYPASGSYATQLTISDGTCSNLSVQPISIYPVPPAPSFAVSNSAPYCSHTALDFDNTTDESLYNGTTVSYDWDYGDSSSPETSTDGSHTYAGAGNYSIGLTMNIPGCLTTAAQEIAIVAGPNTQFSYADDCFGDDTQFTNLSTGDNLTHATWDFGDELGSSTLSSPSYEYLATGDYAVTLTMQNALGCVTPITRTVRINGLPEVAFVHTPGCEEQTIDFTDESSPGDALNNLQSWAWDFNSLGESDQQNPSFTFDESANYTVSLTVTNTGNCANTATQTVIVQPAPTADFSIDLGCIEGRTAFVDQSTSLSENQITSWYWVVDGKEYFTQNIDAVFDEAGSYTASLSVTPTNHCVSTIQKDFTIYNLPVVAFSATNNCDNEATVFVDESTTEGPALLSRVWDFDGEGTANGTQTAFAFDQAGDYLIGLLVEDELGCQNSTSQPLTVHASPTAAFTVDDEFGGAPLAVQFSNESDEGSSYAWDFGVDDSSVSTEENPSYTYTTNGDYLAELVTYNEFCSDSAYIDILVADPELDLQLTKIEARESNGTLSIWITAFNNSSFNLDGFTTQIDLEGQNSIYERYNEKLRRGESVSFPLNFSLSADNNNVEFLCVTLVANEGELTDSNPLNNEGCLNFEQKLVIEQAFPNPLASGQNTLYVQMVLPSKSPVQLYLIDATGNVVFYETFMDVNSGLNTIDLDVYSFKAGLYFVKVVYDDQEHTQKIIKQ; this is encoded by the coding sequence ATGTCCAAAGAGTATCGCTATATACTGTTTCTACTACTTGTATTCATACCAGGAGTTTCGCTAGCTCAATGCCCTACTGCGGATTTTTCTACCCAATCGACGGTATGTAGCAACGAAAACCTAACATTCGAAAATTCTTCCCTCAATGCCGAATCTTATCAATGGGACTTCTGCGCTGGAGAACTTTTCACTACACCTACTGAAACAATCGCATACTCCATTGCTGGATCAACCAACCAAGGACAATGGTATGCTTTTCAAATTAGAACCAATGGCTCCATATACAAGTTCAACTTCCCATTGGACTGTGGAGAGAATATTAATAATACAGCCTCAAGCACTCCTACTGGAGTATCTTACAACACCGCTGGGACCTACAACATCAGTCTACGTGCATACAACAATGATGGAGTCTTCTCTGAATTCACCCAATCCATCACCGTCACCACCTCCACTGCTCCCAATGTCTCCTTCTCCATCGATGACTCTCGATGCATCGGCAATACCAACACCTTCACCGCACTCGTCGATGATCCGGGAGCAATCAGTTCCTATGCTTGGGATTTCGGGGATGGAAACCTAGAAGCTGGCGCCACTACGACACACTCCTATGACGCATCTGGGACCTACGCTGTTACGCTCTCTATCGTGAGTACCGACGGCTGTACCAATACCAGCACCCAAGAGTTCACCTTCTACAACGCTCCCACAGATCCTGCCTTTAGCTACAGTGCTGCTACGCTTTGCAGCAACTCGGACATTAGCTTCACCAACCTCACCAACGAAAATGGTGCAGGCGATGTGGTGACCTACCTCTGGGACTTCAATGGAGAAGCTACCTCCACAGACAAAGACCCCGTCTATGCCTTTGCAACGGCGGGCTCAAAAACCGTCTCCATGACGGCTATGATTCCCGGTTGTACGACAACTGTATATTCTGACGTCATTGGCATCATCGAAGGGCCCAATGCCTCTTTCATCTACACCAACAACTGCTTTGGGGAAGCGATACAATTCTCCAACACTTCCACAGGAAGCGACATCAATGGTTACACTTGGGATTTTGGAGACGCGTCACCTGCATCCACCGACCAAAACCCTAGCCATGAATACACGGCCACTGGAGACTACACCATCAGCCTCACCGTGTCCAACACTACTGGATGTGAGACAACTACTTCACAGACCGTCACCGTATCCGATGCGGACAAAGCAAACTTTAGTTATGGAGAAGCCATCGAAAACATCCCTGTAGCTTTCTTAGGAGAAGACCTGACTCTCTCTGACGATGCGGTCGATAGCTGGTCATGGGACTTTGACGGACTAGGCACTGCCTCAAACCAAAACCCTAGCTTCACTTTCCAGACTCCTGGAGACTATACTGTTGGACTCACAGTGACCACTATGCAAGGGTGTGAGGATTCTGTTTCCAAAACCATCTCTACCTCTCAAGCTCAATGCCCTACTGCGGATTTTTCTACCCAATCGACGGTATGTAGCAACGAAAACCTAACATTCGAAAATTCTTCCCTCAATGCCGAATCTTATCAATGGGACTTCTGCGCTGGAGAACTTTTCACTACACCTACTGAAACAATCGCATACTCCATTGCTGGATCAACCAACACAAGAGACATTGAAATCGTATCTGACGGCATCAACTGGTTCGGGTTTGTTTTAGACAGAAACAAAAACCTACTCCACAGATTAGACTTTGGAAACTCTCTTGACAACACTCCCGTTCTAAACTTCTCCTCAGACCTAGGGGGCATATTGAACAGTGCAACTCCGATTCAAATCGTTCAAGAAAACAATCAATGGTATGCCTTGATTCACAATGGCGGAAATGCAGAAATACTCTTATTGGATTTTGGTAGCGATTTAACCAATCAATCCCCTAGCATATCCATCCCCGTCAGTAGCATTGGCACCACAGCAGACAACCTAGGTCTAGAACATGACAACAATCAATGGGTGGCAATACTCTCGAGTAGCCTCAACGACAATTTCACTATCATCAACTTTGGAAATTCTCTCACAAACACGCCAGACCCTGTAGATGACATCATTGAAACTGCTGCTATCCCAGGGGCTGGATTTGCTGATCTTAGCCTATTCAACCAATGCGGAAACTGGTTCGGTCTTGCTGCGGCTTTTGACAACAAAAGCCTCTATCGACTAGATTTTGGCAATCAGCTCTTTAGTTCTCCTTCTTTCACAAACATTGGAAATGCAATATTTCCAACAAACCCATTATCTATTGACTTCACTTACCAAATGGGCCAGTATATAGGTTTTGTCTATGGAAACAGCGGAGGATCATATAGAATTACTTTAGGAAATGATCTAGCAAATCCTACACTCGCGACCGAAACATTGACCACTACCATTAGTGGTATCACTATGGGACTGTCGTTGCAATATGACCAAGGACAATGGTATGCTTTTCAAATTAGAACCAATGGCTCCATATACAAGTTCAACTTCCCATTGGACTGTGGAGAGAATATTAATAATACAGCCTCAAGCACTCCTACTGGAGTATCTTACAACACCGCTGGGACCTACAACATCAGTCTACGTGCATACAACAATGATGGAGTCTTCTCTGAATTCACCCAATCCATCACCGTCACCACCTCCACTGCTCCCAATGTCTCCTTCTCCATCGATGACTCTCGATGCATCGGTAATACCAACACCTTCACCGCACTCGTCGATGATCCGGGAGCGATCAGTTCCTATGCTTGGGATTTTGAGGGGGACGGTACTGTGGACAGCACTGAGCCCAACCCGAGCTACCAGTACCCAGCGAGTGGCAGCTATGCCACACAGCTGACCATATCCGACGGCACCTGTAGCAACCTCAGCGTGCAGCCCATATCGATCTATCCTGTTCCCCCTGCGCCTAGTTTTGCTGTGTCGAATTCTGCTCCCTATTGCAGCCATACCGCACTCGATTTTGACAACACCACCGACGAGAGTCTCTACAACGGCACGACGGTCTCCTACGATTGGGACTATGGTGACAGCAGCAGTCCTGAGACCTCTACGGACGGTTCACATACCTACGCTGGGGCGGGCAACTACTCCATCGGGTTGACCATGAACATACCGGGCTGTTTGACGACCGCTGCGCAGGAGATCGCGATTGTCGCAGGTCCCAACACGCAGTTTAGCTATGCAGACGATTGCTTCGGGGACGACACCCAGTTCACCAATCTCAGCACAGGCGACAACCTCACGCATGCCACATGGGATTTTGGTGATGAACTAGGCTCCTCTACCCTGAGCTCCCCCTCCTACGAGTACCTCGCCACCGGAGACTATGCGGTCACACTCACCATGCAAAACGCCCTCGGGTGTGTCACGCCCATCACACGCACGGTCCGCATCAACGGCCTGCCAGAGGTGGCCTTTGTGCATACACCCGGTTGTGAAGAGCAAACCATAGACTTCACTGACGAATCCAGCCCTGGAGATGCACTCAACAACCTCCAAAGCTGGGCATGGGACTTCAATTCGCTCGGCGAATCGGACCAACAAAACCCGAGCTTCACCTTCGACGAATCAGCCAACTACACCGTGAGCTTGACCGTCACCAACACCGGAAACTGTGCCAATACCGCCACACAAACGGTCATCGTACAACCAGCCCCTACTGCCGACTTCTCCATTGATCTGGGGTGTATCGAGGGGCGTACAGCCTTTGTCGACCAAAGCACTTCCTTGTCCGAAAACCAAATCACAAGTTGGTACTGGGTCGTAGACGGCAAAGAGTACTTCACCCAAAACATCGACGCAGTATTTGATGAAGCAGGGAGCTACACGGCGAGTTTGTCAGTCACACCGACCAATCACTGCGTATCTACTATCCAAAAGGACTTCACCATCTACAACCTCCCTGTGGTTGCCTTCAGTGCGACCAACAACTGTGACAATGAGGCCACGGTCTTTGTCGATGAATCCACCACCGAAGGCCCAGCCCTCCTCTCTCGCGTGTGGGATTTCGACGGAGAAGGTACGGCCAACGGCACACAAACGGCCTTTGCCTTTGATCAAGCGGGCGATTACCTCATCGGCCTCCTAGTAGAAGATGAGCTGGGATGTCAAAATAGCACCTCACAACCCCTCACCGTACACGCTTCTCCTACCGCTGCTTTCACCGTCGATGACGAATTTGGGGGAGCGCCACTTGCTGTCCAGTTCAGCAACGAGTCTGATGAAGGCAGCAGCTACGCATGGGACTTCGGAGTAGATGACAGCTCCGTCAGCACCGAAGAGAACCCTAGCTATACCTACACCACCAACGGCGACTACCTCGCCGAACTCGTCACCTACAACGAATTCTGTAGTGATTCGGCATACATTGACATCCTCGTAGCAGACCCTGAGCTCGACCTACAGCTCACTAAAATCGAAGCACGAGAATCCAACGGTACACTCAGTATATGGATCACGGCCTTCAACAATAGTTCCTTCAATCTCGATGGCTTCACAACTCAAATCGACCTAGAAGGACAAAACTCGATCTACGAAAGATACAATGAGAAACTCAGGCGCGGAGAGTCTGTCAGCTTCCCGCTCAACTTTAGCCTCTCCGCCGACAACAACAACGTCGAATTCCTCTGCGTGACCCTAGTCGCCAACGAAGGAGAGCTCACCGATTCTAACCCGCTCAACAACGAGGGCTGTCTCAACTTTGAGCAGAAATTGGTCATCGAGCAAGCGTTTCCCAATCCACTAGCCTCTGGTCAAAACACTCTCTACGTACAGATGGTATTGCCCAGCAAGTCTCCCGTGCAGCTCTACCTCATCGATGCGACGGGCAATGTTGTCTTTTATGAGACCTTCATGGATGTCAACAGCGGACTCAATACCATCGATCTTGACGTGTACTCTTTCAAAGCCGGGCTCTACTTCGTCAAGGTGGTCTACGATGACCAAGAACATACCCAAAAAATCATCAAGCAATAA